In a single window of the Alteriqipengyuania lutimaris genome:
- a CDS encoding PRC-barrel domain-containing protein, which yields MSSKYENLRELDDYQLVHEDQDLRGHSLMTHDGLHLGTIKRMLVDPDHDHVAGLVLEDNRIVPVSEIEVKDGNALIDPVDADGFELAPTPKRNLSRGRVAVRRRG from the coding sequence ATGTCATCCAAATACGAAAATCTTCGCGAGCTGGACGATTACCAGCTGGTCCACGAAGACCAGGACCTGCGCGGCCACTCGCTCATGACCCATGACGGGCTGCATCTGGGAACGATCAAGCGCATGCTCGTCGATCCCGATCATGATCATGTCGCCGGCCTCGTCCTCGAAGACAATCGCATCGTCCCGGTCTCGGAAATCGAGGTGAAAGACGGCAATGCGCTGATCGATCCTGTCGACGCCGACGGCTTCGAACTCGCGCCGACCCCCAAACGCAACTTGTCGCGCGGGAGGGTCGCCGTTCGCCGCAGAGGCTGA
- a CDS encoding outer membrane protein translates to MKTAFAILATASMAALATPAAAQVDTDSPFSGFRVQATGGYDQLRAGSSIDDDVNEDNNDQSAEGFLYGGAIGYDVDLGSVVIGPEAELTGSTADTDFENGDFEGFGFGNVSAGRDLYLGARVGVKANENMMFYAKGGYTNAKLDLRTNDGTTELETDYDLDGYRVGGGLEYAFGNNLFTNIEYRYSNYSRAEGDFADDVADSERFDVDTDRHQVTVGVGARF, encoded by the coding sequence ATGAAAACTGCATTTGCAATTCTCGCCACCGCTTCGATGGCCGCGCTCGCTACGCCTGCCGCTGCGCAGGTGGATACGGACTCGCCGTTCTCCGGTTTCCGCGTGCAGGCCACCGGCGGCTACGACCAGCTCCGCGCCGGCAGCAGCATCGACGACGATGTCAACGAAGACAACAACGACCAGTCGGCCGAAGGCTTCCTGTATGGCGGCGCGATCGGTTACGACGTCGATCTCGGCAGTGTCGTGATCGGTCCCGAAGCAGAGCTGACCGGCTCGACCGCGGACACCGATTTCGAAAATGGCGATTTCGAAGGCTTCGGCTTCGGCAACGTGTCGGCGGGCCGTGACCTGTACCTCGGCGCGCGCGTCGGCGTGAAGGCCAACGAGAACATGATGTTCTACGCCAAGGGCGGTTACACCAACGCCAAGCTGGACCTGCGCACGAATGACGGCACGACCGAACTCGAAACCGACTACGACCTCGACGGCTATCGCGTCGGTGGCGGTCTCGAATATGCCTTCGGGAACAATCTGTTCACGAACATCGAGTATCGCTATTCCAACTACTCGAGGGCGGAAGGCGATTTCGCGGACGACGTGGCCGACAGCGAACGCTTCGATGTCGACACCGATCGCCACCAGGTGACCGTGGGTGTCGGCGCACGCTTCTAA
- the greB gene encoding transcription elongation factor GreB, which translates to MKGDNPITPAGYAAMKARYDHLLGTARPEIVEIVSWAAGNGDRSENGDYLYGRKKMREIDRELAHLARRMKSARVIDPADQPNRERVFFGATVTLVDEDDREKTLTLVGNDEAEASEGRIGWGSPMARALRGAEVGDTRMVKGPTGLREWEVLGISYPEKTSRAA; encoded by the coding sequence ATGAAAGGCGACAACCCCATCACGCCCGCGGGCTACGCCGCGATGAAGGCGCGTTACGACCACCTGCTCGGCACCGCCCGGCCCGAGATCGTCGAGATCGTCAGCTGGGCGGCAGGCAATGGCGACCGCTCCGAAAACGGCGACTACCTCTATGGCCGCAAGAAAATGCGCGAGATCGACCGAGAACTGGCGCATCTCGCGCGCCGGATGAAATCCGCGCGGGTGATCGACCCCGCCGACCAGCCCAACCGGGAGCGGGTGTTCTTCGGCGCGACCGTGACGCTCGTCGACGAGGATGACCGCGAAAAGACGCTGACGCTGGTGGGCAACGACGAGGCCGAGGCAAGCGAGGGCCGGATCGGCTGGGGTTCGCCCATGGCCCGCGCGCTGCGTGGTGCCGAAGTCGGCGATACGCGAATGGTGAAAGGCCCCACGGGCCTGCGCGAATGGGAGGTGCTGGGCATTTCCTATCCCGAAAAGACGAGCCGGGCAGCATGA
- a CDS encoding lytic transglycosylase domain-containing protein, translating to MSSMTRLPFLALALVSTTSITPPAFAQDAASWDRARAELIASAPTQMTQAVNRWEYLIGQDDLPFTEYAGFLLAYPDFPQADRLRTRAEDALDESTASPESLVAYFDALPPVTNAGKARYALALSSVSRPEAAAMAREAWRNGEMSATSEPYLLSLFGNQFTPEDDDARMNALLWQGATEAAQRQIRRVSPAARDRFSLRLAMIQGYDPSSAEVPIPADATRDAGYVYNLAKYYRQNGQLPQAIALLANRPSFDSPAHDPEAFIGEALRIARGAGSDPSASIAAKVDDLFAPGTDVSKGAYRLRDDYTSLMWLGGTNAYWNLGQPGRAAPLFYRYGAAAQTPQTRSKGLYWAGLASERAGDRSEANRYYEMAARYADRFYGQLSLAKLGREVPALGGNNVALPSTQQRTEFENAALTNAVREVARGAPWQVGIQFYQAISDRAETPEEHALVAELARETGRRDLAVNVAEAAAADGHRGFVSQGFPTVTPPGGANWTMVHAIARQESQFAANAISHAGARGLMQLMPATAREQAGQLGLGYNRDNLIADTSYNMRLGDAYFARMLDYYGGAYPLAIAAYNAGPGNVNRWLRANGDPRTGGIDYVTWIERIPIYETKNYVQRVIENAAVYEQLNPNRAMTGRPRMVGDFLR from the coding sequence ATGTCCAGTATGACCCGACTTCCCTTTCTGGCCCTCGCCCTCGTTTCCACCACCTCCATCACGCCCCCCGCCTTCGCGCAGGACGCGGCGAGCTGGGACCGCGCCCGGGCGGAGCTGATCGCCAGCGCGCCCACGCAGATGACGCAGGCGGTCAACCGGTGGGAATATCTGATCGGGCAGGACGACCTGCCCTTCACCGAATATGCAGGCTTCCTGCTCGCCTATCCCGATTTCCCGCAGGCCGACCGCCTGCGCACCCGCGCCGAGGATGCGCTGGATGAGAGCACGGCATCGCCCGAAAGCCTCGTCGCATACTTCGATGCGCTGCCACCGGTCACTAATGCGGGCAAGGCGCGCTACGCGCTGGCGCTGTCCTCCGTCTCGCGCCCCGAAGCCGCTGCAATGGCGCGCGAGGCATGGCGCAACGGCGAAATGAGCGCGACGAGCGAACCCTACCTCCTCTCGCTGTTCGGCAACCAGTTCACGCCCGAGGATGACGATGCGCGGATGAACGCGCTGCTGTGGCAGGGCGCGACCGAGGCCGCGCAGCGCCAGATCCGCCGCGTGTCGCCTGCCGCGCGCGACCGGTTCAGCCTGCGCCTTGCGATGATCCAGGGCTACGATCCGTCGAGCGCGGAAGTGCCCATCCCCGCCGATGCAACCCGCGATGCGGGCTATGTCTACAACCTCGCCAAATATTACCGCCAGAACGGCCAGCTGCCGCAGGCGATCGCGCTGCTGGCGAACCGGCCATCCTTCGACTCCCCGGCGCATGATCCGGAAGCGTTCATCGGCGAAGCGCTCCGGATCGCGCGCGGCGCAGGCTCCGACCCATCGGCGAGCATCGCGGCCAAGGTCGACGATCTGTTCGCTCCCGGCACCGATGTCAGCAAGGGTGCCTATCGCCTGCGCGACGATTACACCTCGCTGATGTGGCTGGGCGGCACGAACGCCTACTGGAACCTCGGCCAGCCGGGTCGCGCGGCGCCGCTGTTCTATCGCTATGGCGCGGCGGCGCAGACGCCGCAGACCCGCTCCAAGGGCTTATACTGGGCGGGCCTCGCGTCCGAACGCGCGGGCGACCGCAGCGAAGCGAACCGCTATTACGAAATGGCCGCGCGCTATGCCGACCGCTTCTACGGCCAGCTCTCGCTCGCGAAGCTGGGCCGCGAGGTTCCGGCGCTGGGCGGCAACAACGTCGCCCTGCCGAGCACGCAACAGCGTACCGAGTTCGAGAATGCGGCCCTGACCAATGCGGTGCGCGAAGTCGCACGCGGTGCACCCTGGCAGGTCGGCATCCAGTTCTATCAGGCGATTTCCGACCGGGCCGAGACGCCCGAGGAACACGCACTGGTCGCCGAACTCGCACGCGAGACCGGGCGGCGCGATCTGGCGGTCAATGTCGCCGAAGCGGCAGCCGCCGACGGCCACCGCGGCTTCGTGAGCCAGGGCTTCCCCACGGTGACGCCGCCGGGCGGGGCCAACTGGACGATGGTGCACGCGATCGCGCGGCAGGAAAGCCAGTTCGCGGCCAATGCGATCAGTCATGCGGGCGCGCGCGGGCTGATGCAGCTGATGCCCGCGACCGCGCGCGAGCAGGCCGGACAGCTCGGCCTTGGCTATAACCGCGACAACCTGATCGCCGACACATCCTACAACATGCGGCTGGGCGACGCCTATTTCGCGCGCATGCTCGACTATTACGGCGGCGCCTATCCGCTGGCGATCGCGGCCTATAATGCGGGCCCGGGGAACGTGAACCGCTGGCTGCGCGCCAATGGCGACCCGCGAACCGGCGGGATCGACTACGTGACCTGGATCGAACGGATTCCGATCTACGAGACCAAGAACTACGTCCAGCGCGTGATCGAGAATGCGGCCGTCTACGAGCAGCTCAATCCGAACCGTGCGATGACGGGGCGGCCCCGGATGGTGGGTGACTTCCTGCGCTGA
- a CDS encoding invasion associated locus B family protein: protein MKRAALMLATLAMASTAPALARSSLGVFDDWGAFRDPRLPRCYAIAKGERSNGARDFEPYATIGTWPNRKIRNQVHVRLSRRLAPNGAVTLRVGGDSYDLTAGEADAWALDRRMDAAIVAAMRAGSRMSVSATDRGGNRFTDRYSLAGVATAIDAATIACARD, encoded by the coding sequence ATGAAGCGCGCTGCGCTGATGCTCGCGACGCTCGCGATGGCCTCGACCGCGCCCGCACTGGCGCGCTCTTCATTGGGCGTGTTCGACGATTGGGGCGCCTTCCGCGATCCGCGCCTGCCGCGATGCTATGCCATCGCCAAGGGCGAGCGCAGCAACGGCGCGCGCGATTTCGAGCCCTATGCGACCATCGGCACGTGGCCCAACCGCAAGATCCGCAACCAGGTTCACGTGCGCCTGTCGCGCCGGCTTGCTCCCAATGGCGCGGTGACCTTGCGCGTGGGCGGCGACAGCTACGATCTGACGGCTGGCGAAGCCGATGCCTGGGCGCTCGACCGGCGGATGGATGCGGCCATCGTCGCCGCGATGCGCGCAGGCAGCCGGATGAGCGTGAGTGCTACCGACCGGGGCGGCAACCGCTTCACCGATCGCTACAGCCTCGCGGGCGTCGCCACCGCGATCGACGCGGCGACCATCGCCTGCGCGCGCGACTGA
- the dapA gene encoding 4-hydroxy-tetrahydrodipicolinate synthase, which translates to MFSGSIPALVTPFRDGKLDEAAFRTLVDWQIEQGSAALVPCGTTGEASTLSNAEHHRVIEMCVEQAAGRVPIIAGCGSNDTNNALLHLKFAKKAGVTAGLCVAPYYNKPSQAGLIAHFSHLAEHGELPIVLYNVPGRTVTDILPETVCELAEKFPDVIIAIKDASEDLSRVSDHRMGISRDFCQLSGNDELALPFNAAGGSGCISVTANVAPALCAEFQKACADNDLVRARELNDRLYPLHYAMFEDSSPAPVKYALSRTQSWMTDEVRLPLTECSEPARRAVDKALEHAGLV; encoded by the coding sequence ATGTTCTCAGGCTCTATCCCGGCGCTGGTGACCCCGTTTCGGGACGGCAAGCTGGACGAGGCGGCCTTTCGCACGCTGGTCGACTGGCAGATCGAGCAGGGCAGCGCCGCGCTGGTGCCCTGCGGAACGACGGGCGAAGCCTCGACGCTCTCCAATGCCGAGCATCACCGGGTGATCGAGATGTGCGTGGAACAGGCGGCGGGCCGCGTGCCGATCATCGCGGGCTGCGGCAGCAACGACACCAACAACGCGCTGCTGCATCTCAAGTTCGCCAAGAAGGCGGGGGTGACCGCAGGTCTGTGCGTCGCGCCCTATTACAACAAGCCGAGCCAGGCGGGGCTGATCGCGCATTTCAGCCATCTGGCCGAGCATGGCGAGCTGCCGATCGTGCTCTACAACGTGCCGGGCCGCACGGTGACCGACATCCTGCCCGAAACGGTCTGCGAGCTGGCGGAGAAATTCCCCGACGTGATCATCGCCATCAAGGATGCGAGCGAAGATCTGTCGCGCGTTTCGGACCATCGCATGGGCATCAGCCGCGATTTCTGCCAGCTTTCGGGCAATGACGAACTCGCGCTGCCGTTCAATGCGGCGGGGGGATCGGGCTGCATTTCGGTGACCGCCAATGTTGCCCCCGCGCTGTGCGCCGAATTCCAGAAGGCCTGCGCTGACAATGATCTGGTCCGCGCGCGCGAACTTAACGACCGGCTTTATCCGCTGCACTATGCGATGTTCGAGGATTCGAGCCCCGCGCCGGTGAAATACGCGCTATCGCGGACGCAGAGCTGGATGACCGACGAGGTCCGCCTGCCGCTGACCGAATGCTCCGAACCCGCCCGCCGCGCGGTCGACAAGGCGCTGGAGCATGCGGGGCTGGTGTGA
- a CDS encoding alpha/beta hydrolase family protein: MFATGALQAREPAPLSAYGALPDVEDAAISPSGANIVFLATIDGQRQLVFLGPDRNVIDRTGVGDAKIRYFDWIGDDRLLLVLSQTQDVYGFTVDKLEIASARIITVGSDGGVETVFSDDRRLLDAVFGSHGVRRVGGHWVAYFGALELKRDSTGPGYVFDHGRPFLYAFDIDATKSTRVANAPGEDTSRDWLVDRDGKVATTFDIDSDNGRWEIRNADNKRIAEGRDEAGRAGLIGLGHDGTSVIYYQRDEEGGTDWFEVPLAGGTALPFLAEADVDRLYFDELSGRLIGYLDAKEGPVFADKEQQDAARKIRRAFAKLDMQMVDWTPELDKVLVRSSGNADSGSYYVVDLTTMRGQVFAWERLAIEPDMVGPISTFQYTAADGLEMDGILTLPPEREAKALPLVMLPHGGPHSADREQFDWWAQAFASRGFAVFQPNFRGSTNRDQTFKIAGYGEWGRKMQTDISDGLRALAESGIVDPNRACIVGASYGGYAALAGVTLQQGLYRCAVAVAPVSDIKAMYNEEDRAADGRKITRASLLTQLGPRDGWDSVSPRRFADRADAPIMLIHGREDTVVPFLHSHKMADALKDAGKPYELVALDGEDHWLSLSTTRLQMLEAAVGFVQKHNPAD; this comes from the coding sequence ATGTTCGCCACCGGGGCGCTGCAGGCCCGCGAACCCGCTCCCCTCTCCGCCTATGGCGCGCTGCCCGATGTCGAGGATGCCGCAATTTCTCCCAGCGGAGCCAATATCGTCTTCTTGGCGACGATCGATGGCCAGCGTCAGTTGGTATTCCTCGGCCCGGACCGGAACGTCATCGATCGGACCGGTGTGGGCGATGCGAAGATCCGCTATTTCGACTGGATCGGCGACGATCGCCTGCTGCTGGTGCTCAGCCAGACGCAGGATGTGTACGGCTTCACGGTCGACAAGCTCGAAATCGCGAGCGCGCGAATTATCACGGTCGGCTCCGATGGCGGGGTCGAGACGGTGTTCTCGGACGACCGGCGACTGCTGGACGCGGTTTTCGGCAGTCACGGAGTACGGCGGGTGGGTGGACATTGGGTCGCCTATTTCGGAGCGCTCGAGTTGAAGCGCGACAGTACCGGGCCAGGCTATGTCTTCGATCATGGCAGGCCGTTCCTCTACGCCTTCGACATCGACGCGACCAAATCGACCCGGGTCGCCAACGCCCCGGGCGAAGACACATCGCGCGACTGGCTGGTCGATCGCGACGGCAAGGTGGCGACAACTTTTGATATCGATAGCGACAATGGCCGCTGGGAAATTCGCAATGCGGACAACAAACGCATTGCCGAAGGCCGCGACGAGGCCGGTCGCGCCGGACTGATCGGCCTCGGGCACGACGGGACCTCGGTGATCTATTACCAGCGTGACGAGGAAGGCGGTACGGACTGGTTCGAGGTGCCGCTGGCCGGGGGCACCGCCCTGCCTTTCCTTGCCGAGGCCGATGTCGACCGTCTCTATTTCGACGAGTTGAGCGGTCGGTTGATCGGCTATCTCGATGCAAAAGAGGGCCCGGTCTTCGCCGACAAAGAACAGCAGGATGCAGCGCGCAAGATCCGCCGCGCCTTCGCCAAGCTGGACATGCAGATGGTCGACTGGACCCCGGAGCTGGATAAGGTGCTCGTCCGGAGCAGCGGCAACGCCGACAGCGGTTCCTATTACGTCGTCGATCTCACCACGATGCGCGGGCAAGTCTTCGCATGGGAACGTCTGGCTATCGAACCCGACATGGTCGGCCCTATCTCGACTTTCCAATACACCGCCGCCGACGGGCTGGAGATGGATGGCATCCTGACTTTGCCGCCGGAGCGTGAGGCAAAGGCCCTGCCGCTGGTCATGCTCCCGCATGGCGGGCCACATTCCGCGGATCGCGAGCAGTTCGACTGGTGGGCGCAGGCCTTCGCTTCGCGCGGCTTTGCCGTGTTCCAGCCCAATTTCCGCGGCTCCACCAATCGCGATCAGACTTTCAAGATCGCCGGGTACGGCGAGTGGGGCCGGAAGATGCAGACCGACATTTCGGACGGGCTCAGGGCACTGGCGGAAAGCGGTATCGTAGACCCGAACCGCGCGTGCATCGTTGGTGCGAGCTACGGCGGGTATGCCGCACTTGCCGGGGTGACGCTCCAGCAGGGCCTGTATCGCTGCGCGGTGGCGGTTGCACCGGTCAGCGATATCAAGGCGATGTACAACGAGGAGGATCGCGCCGCGGACGGACGGAAGATCACCAGGGCTTCGCTGCTGACCCAGCTGGGCCCTCGCGATGGCTGGGATTCGGTATCGCCCCGCCGTTTCGCAGACCGCGCGGACGCGCCGATCATGCTTATTCACGGGCGTGAAGACACCGTCGTCCCCTTTCTGCATTCGCACAAGATGGCCGATGCGCTGAAGGACGCGGGCAAGCCATACGAGCTGGTCGCGCTGGATGGCGAGGATCACTGGCTGTCGCTCTCGACCACCCGGCTCCAGATGCTCGAGGCAGCGGTCGGCTTCGTCCAGAAGCACAATCCTGCGGACTAA
- a CDS encoding succinylglutamate desuccinylase/aspartoacylase family protein encodes MSDTEPFVIHDRRIAPGTSAILKIPVSQQVTGLDASLALKVLHGAKPGPAVFVSAAIHGDEIVGTAIIQRLLDHLMPSEMAGTLILAPAVNIYGFASHSRYLPDRRDLNRSFPGYEHGSLAAQLAHTFLEHVIDRCSLGIDLHTAAVHRYNLPQIRIASDSPHLTGLAMAFAPPIIIESPLRPGSMRALAADRDVPMLLLEAGEALRFDRYSIKVGVAGVLRVLTHIGMIERYGRAEEVEVPVRANRSTWVRAPRGGVSRRVRKSGDIVKQGGLLAVVGGLFGEDGMEMVSPVEGVVIGHATLPIVNQGDAMFHIAEVETRENAGKGARSIVDAIAVSQPPHPPTTLLDEDEVI; translated from the coding sequence GTGAGCGACACCGAACCTTTCGTGATCCATGACCGGCGCATCGCGCCCGGCACGTCCGCGATCCTCAAGATCCCCGTCAGCCAGCAGGTCACCGGCCTCGACGCGTCGCTGGCGCTCAAGGTGCTCCACGGCGCGAAGCCCGGGCCGGCGGTGTTCGTGAGCGCGGCGATCCATGGCGACGAGATCGTGGGCACGGCGATCATCCAGCGGCTGCTCGACCACCTGATGCCCAGCGAGATGGCGGGCACGCTGATCCTTGCCCCTGCGGTGAATATCTACGGCTTCGCCTCGCACAGCCGCTACCTGCCCGACCGGCGCGATCTCAACCGGAGCTTTCCCGGTTACGAACACGGCAGCCTCGCCGCGCAGCTGGCGCATACCTTCCTCGAGCATGTGATCGACCGCTGTTCGCTCGGCATCGACCTGCACACGGCCGCCGTCCACCGCTACAACCTGCCGCAGATCCGGATTGCGTCGGACAGCCCGCACCTCACCGGACTGGCGATGGCCTTCGCCCCGCCGATCATCATCGAAAGCCCGCTGCGCCCCGGATCGATGCGCGCGCTCGCGGCCGATCGAGATGTGCCGATGCTGCTGCTGGAAGCAGGCGAGGCGCTGCGGTTCGACCGCTATTCGATCAAGGTCGGCGTGGCGGGCGTGCTGCGAGTCCTGACGCATATCGGGATGATCGAGCGGTACGGCAGGGCGGAAGAAGTGGAGGTGCCGGTCCGCGCCAACCGCTCGACCTGGGTTCGCGCGCCGAGGGGCGGCGTCTCGCGCCGCGTGCGAAAGTCGGGTGACATCGTGAAGCAGGGCGGCCTGCTGGCGGTGGTCGGAGGCCTGTTCGGCGAGGACGGGATGGAGATGGTGAGCCCGGTCGAGGGCGTGGTGATCGGCCATGCGACCTTGCCCATCGTGAACCAGGGCGATGCGATGTTCCACATCGCGGAGGTCGAAACGCGGGAGAATGCCGGCAAAGGGGCGCGCAGTATCGTCGACGCGATTGCGGTCAGCCAGCCGCCTCACCCGCCGACGACGCTGCTGGACGAGGACGAGGTGATTTAA
- the rlmN gene encoding 23S rRNA (adenine(2503)-C(2))-methyltransferase RlmN, producing MADTDLMTTPGPIDPVPTPRDITPRADGRVDLIGLPKARIAELFEAAGLDAKAAKLRSKQVFHWLYHRGVTEFDAMTDIAKTMRPWLTERFVIGRPEVVEAHHSTDGTRKWVLRTSDGNDFEMVFIPDADRGTLCISSQVGCTLNCRFCHTGTMRLVRNLTPGEIVGQVMLARDSLGEWPKGSMAGLEDVEDSSEYTSDGRLLTNIVLMGMGEPLYNFDNVRDAMKLVMDGDGLALSKRRITLSTSGVVPMMERCGEEIGVNLAVSLHAVRKDIRDEIVPLNKKYGIEDLLQACADYPGASNARRITFEYIMLKDKNDSDEDARELVRLLRQYDLPAKVNLIPFNPWPGSDYETSTPERIRAFSDIVFEGGISAPVRTPRGRDIGAACGQLKTAAEKKSRAQRDREAAEAAEEKSPA from the coding sequence ATGGCCGACACAGACCTCATGACCACGCCCGGACCGATCGACCCGGTGCCGACCCCGCGCGATATCACGCCGCGGGCGGACGGACGCGTGGACCTGATTGGGCTGCCGAAGGCGCGCATCGCCGAGCTTTTCGAAGCGGCGGGGCTGGACGCGAAGGCGGCCAAGCTGCGCTCCAAACAGGTGTTCCACTGGCTCTATCATCGCGGCGTAACCGAATTCGACGCGATGACCGACATCGCCAAGACGATGCGCCCGTGGCTGACCGAACGCTTCGTGATCGGGCGGCCCGAAGTGGTCGAAGCGCACCACTCGACCGACGGCACGCGCAAATGGGTGCTGCGGACCAGCGACGGCAATGATTTCGAGATGGTCTTCATCCCCGATGCCGATCGCGGGACGCTGTGCATCTCCAGCCAGGTCGGCTGCACGCTCAACTGCCGCTTTTGCCACACCGGCACGATGCGGCTCGTGCGCAACCTGACGCCGGGCGAGATCGTCGGCCAGGTCATGCTCGCGCGCGACAGCCTGGGCGAATGGCCCAAGGGATCGATGGCCGGACTGGAGGACGTCGAGGACAGTTCGGAATATACCTCTGACGGGCGCCTGCTGACTAACATCGTGCTGATGGGCATGGGCGAGCCCCTCTACAATTTCGACAATGTCCGCGACGCGATGAAGCTCGTCATGGACGGCGACGGACTTGCGCTGTCCAAGCGCCGCATCACGCTGTCGACCAGCGGCGTCGTCCCGATGATGGAGCGCTGCGGCGAGGAGATCGGCGTCAATCTGGCGGTCTCGCTCCATGCCGTGCGCAAGGACATCCGCGACGAGATCGTGCCGCTCAACAAGAAGTACGGCATCGAGGATCTGCTGCAGGCCTGCGCCGACTATCCGGGTGCGAGCAATGCGCGCCGGATCACCTTCGAGTACATCATGCTCAAGGACAAGAACGACAGCGACGAGGATGCGCGCGAGCTCGTACGCCTGCTGCGCCAGTACGACCTGCCCGCCAAGGTGAACCTGATCCCGTTCAACCCGTGGCCCGGCAGCGACTACGAAACCTCCACGCCGGAACGTATCCGCGCTTTCTCGGACATCGTCTTCGAAGGCGGAATCAGCGCGCCGGTCCGCACCCCGCGCGGGCGCGATATCGGCGCGGCCTGCGGCCAGCTGAAGACCGCTGCGGAGAAGAAGAGCCGCGCCCAGCGGGATCGCGAAGCCGCGGAAGCTGCCGAGGAAAAAAGCCCCGCGTGA
- a CDS encoding MOSC domain-containing protein: MSLTVEAICAGRAALLPGDKRSAISKSPIDGPVDIGPRGVAGDEQVDRRHHGFPAMAVHLYPADHYAWLRDLFGDRPALAGPGGMGENLFVHGVDETAVCIGDRFRLGTAIIEVSQPRQPCATIERHLGRKGIVKAIVESGRCGMFFRVIEPGLAQAGDTLDPIEQGAADWTVRRAFCLVYRGGKPDRGELEELASLPRVSDRLVHDIRRKHPAT, translated from the coding sequence GTGAGCCTGACGGTCGAAGCAATCTGCGCCGGACGCGCAGCCCTGCTTCCCGGCGACAAACGCAGCGCCATCTCCAAATCGCCAATCGACGGCCCGGTGGACATCGGGCCGCGCGGTGTGGCGGGCGACGAGCAGGTCGACCGCAGGCATCACGGCTTCCCGGCCATGGCCGTGCATCTCTACCCGGCAGACCACTACGCATGGCTGCGCGATCTGTTCGGTGATCGCCCCGCGCTGGCCGGGCCGGGCGGCATGGGCGAGAACCTGTTCGTGCACGGGGTCGACGAAACCGCAGTCTGCATCGGCGACCGGTTCCGCCTTGGCACCGCGATCATCGAGGTTTCCCAGCCGCGCCAGCCCTGCGCCACGATCGAACGCCATCTGGGCCGCAAGGGCATCGTCAAGGCGATCGTCGAGAGCGGGCGCTGCGGCATGTTCTTTCGCGTGATCGAGCCCGGCTTGGCCCAAGCGGGAGACACGCTGGACCCGATAGAGCAAGGGGCAGCCGACTGGACGGTGCGGCGCGCCTTCTGCCTAGTCTATAGGGGCGGCAAGCCGGATCGCGGCGAGCTGGAAGAACTGGCCAGCCTCCCTCGCGTATCGGATCGGCTGGTCCACGACATTCGCCGCAAGCATCCGGCCACCTGA